A region of Streptomyces halobius DNA encodes the following proteins:
- a CDS encoding PP2C family protein-serine/threonine phosphatase has product MIRTWARGGRCAGAARARRIFVFVLPGLWVLGVVAWELCLPTDGQLLQLLAAAPAIACAGTGRRQCVLLGGVCALIALVPLGEAAPSAGPLTRAMTCGAILAVICASYLTAGRRLRLVRELERTREVAAAAQRVVLRPLPPRIDGVALAAGHLSASEGAAVGGDLYEVVGTPHGVRAVIGDVRGHGLEAIGTVAAMLGSFREVAHEEPELGGVLRRLERSHQRHLRERARAEHSVAGGGETSGPVGALAEEFVTVLLVEVARDGSVTALNCGHPWPYRIGGRAVAPVAPADPLPPLGLFPLPDELTAVCCGQLGPGEGLFLHTDGAADARDATGEFFPLTQELRSSVAGPTARPVASPSGVVEDVRKALLRHADGRLTDDVALLMLCNDRLRVPAQPSPARHAGPDCVEAGRAD; this is encoded by the coding sequence ATGATCCGAACCTGGGCGAGGGGCGGACGATGTGCGGGTGCCGCACGCGCCCGGAGGATCTTTGTCTTCGTTCTGCCCGGCCTCTGGGTGCTCGGGGTGGTGGCCTGGGAACTGTGTCTGCCGACCGACGGACAGCTGCTGCAACTCCTCGCCGCCGCACCGGCCATCGCCTGCGCGGGCACCGGGCGCCGACAGTGTGTGCTGCTCGGCGGGGTGTGCGCGCTGATCGCGCTGGTACCGCTCGGCGAGGCGGCGCCGAGTGCCGGACCCCTCACCCGCGCGATGACCTGCGGCGCGATCCTCGCGGTGATCTGTGCCAGCTATCTGACGGCCGGCCGGCGGCTGCGGCTGGTACGGGAGCTGGAACGTACCCGCGAGGTGGCCGCCGCGGCGCAGCGGGTCGTGCTGCGGCCGCTGCCGCCGCGGATCGACGGGGTGGCGCTGGCCGCCGGCCATCTCTCCGCCAGCGAGGGCGCCGCGGTCGGCGGTGACCTCTACGAGGTCGTCGGGACGCCGCACGGTGTGCGGGCGGTGATCGGCGATGTGCGCGGCCACGGCCTGGAGGCCATAGGCACGGTCGCGGCGATGCTCGGCAGCTTCCGCGAGGTGGCGCACGAGGAGCCCGAACTGGGCGGTGTGCTGCGTCGGCTGGAGCGTTCGCACCAGCGGCATCTGCGGGAACGGGCGCGGGCGGAGCATTCCGTGGCCGGCGGCGGGGAGACGTCCGGCCCGGTGGGCGCGCTCGCGGAGGAATTCGTGACGGTGCTGTTGGTGGAGGTCGCCCGGGACGGCTCCGTCACGGCGCTGAACTGCGGGCACCCGTGGCCGTACCGTATCGGCGGCCGGGCGGTGGCCCCGGTCGCCCCCGCGGATCCGCTGCCGCCGCTAGGGCTCTTCCCGCTGCCCGACGAGCTGACCGCGGTCTGCTGCGGGCAGTTGGGACCGGGGGAGGGGCTGTTTCTGCACACCGACGGCGCGGCCGACGCGCGGGACGCCACGGGCGAGTTCTTCCCGCTGACCCAGGAGCTGCGCAGCAGTGTCGCGGGGCCCACGGCGCGCCCGGTCGCCTCGCCGTCGGGGGTGGTCGAGGACGTACGGAAGGCGCTGCTGCGGCATGCCGACGGGCGGCTGACCGACGATGTCGCGCTGCTGATGCTGTGCAACGACCGGCTGCGGGTGCCGGCCCAGCCGTCGCCGGCCCGGCACGCGGGGCCGGACTGTGTGGAGGCGGGGCGGGCGGATTAG
- a CDS encoding transcriptional regulator, with translation MEPNTLLDAILDEAGISHAGLAARINQLGRRRGLALRYEHTAVARWLKGQRPRGQVPDLICEILSQRLHRAVGLDDIGLSRPGLRRAPDTPLSGFVERATALWRSDEQQRPHVLSAPALTGTSAVMPVWEWENPPEDSDVSRDGLTRVGMADIEMLRAARSHYEQMYRKAGGIATRTRIVGFLNTEAAPLLRGSYSDATGRQLHRATGGLVAVAGICAYDSDALGLAQRYFHQALRLAKASGDRGLGAYVIALLVNQSLFLREYRQAVAFAEAALRAAGPQITPALSADLYAMQAKSYARLGDGAGALACIRRAEAAAERIRPGLEPAETGYVQPGLVNVQVAEALLSLGDLRAAREQADAAVDTPAHDRGRVHRLAMLTHIELRQGDTDRAVANAARMTERARGMESQRLRDRLRAVREHLAETGSSATDEAADLIDEVLRVPL, from the coding sequence ATGGAGCCCAACACCCTGCTCGACGCGATCCTCGACGAAGCCGGTATCTCGCACGCCGGTCTCGCCGCGCGCATCAACCAGCTCGGCCGCCGCCGGGGCCTCGCCCTGCGGTACGAACACACCGCGGTGGCCCGCTGGCTGAAAGGGCAACGACCGCGCGGCCAGGTGCCCGATCTGATCTGCGAGATCCTCAGCCAGCGGCTGCACCGCGCCGTCGGACTCGACGACATCGGCCTCAGCCGGCCGGGCCTGCGCCGCGCCCCCGATACCCCGCTCTCCGGCTTCGTCGAGCGCGCCACCGCCCTGTGGCGGTCCGACGAGCAGCAGCGGCCGCATGTCCTGTCCGCGCCCGCACTCACCGGCACCTCGGCGGTCATGCCCGTATGGGAGTGGGAGAACCCTCCCGAGGACTCCGATGTCTCCCGCGACGGGCTGACCCGCGTCGGCATGGCCGACATCGAGATGCTGCGTGCGGCGCGGTCGCACTACGAGCAGATGTACCGGAAGGCGGGTGGTATAGCGACCAGAACACGCATCGTGGGATTCCTCAACACCGAGGCGGCGCCGCTGCTGCGGGGCAGCTACTCCGACGCGACGGGACGTCAGCTCCACCGGGCAACCGGCGGTCTGGTCGCCGTCGCCGGGATCTGCGCGTACGACTCGGACGCTCTCGGGCTGGCCCAGCGCTACTTCCATCAGGCGCTGCGGCTGGCCAAGGCCAGCGGGGACCGGGGCCTGGGCGCCTATGTGATCGCGCTACTGGTCAATCAGTCCCTGTTCCTCCGGGAATACCGCCAGGCGGTCGCCTTCGCGGAGGCGGCGCTGCGGGCCGCGGGCCCGCAGATCACCCCGGCGCTCTCCGCGGACCTCTACGCGATGCAGGCCAAGTCCTACGCCCGGCTCGGGGACGGCGCCGGCGCGCTGGCCTGCATCCGGCGTGCGGAGGCGGCCGCGGAGCGCATCCGGCCGGGGCTGGAGCCCGCCGAGACGGGCTATGTGCAGCCGGGCCTGGTGAACGTACAGGTCGCGGAGGCGCTGCTCAGTCTCGGCGATCTGCGGGCCGCACGGGAGCAGGCGGACGCCGCCGTCGACACCCCCGCACACGACCGGGGCCGGGTCCACCGGCTGGCCATGCTCACCCATATCGAGCTGCGCCAAGGTGATACGGACCGGGCGGTGGCCAATGCCGCGCGGATGACGGAGCGGGCCCGCGGCATGGAGTCGCAACGGCTGCGGGACCGGCTGCGGGCGGTGCGCGAGCATCTGGCGGAGACCGGGAGCTCCGCGACCGACGAGGCCGCCGATCTCATCGACGAGGTGCTGCGCGTTCCCCTCTGA
- a CDS encoding NUDIX domain-containing protein translates to MRWNNLSEKPVYANPWFRVNLADVELPDGRHLDHYLIRMRPVAVATVVNEANEVLLLWRHRFITDTWGWELAAGVVEDGEDLVAAAAREMEEETGWRPGPLQHLLSVEPSNGLTDARHHIYWSDQGHYVGLPQDDFESDRREWVSLKLVPDMVARGEVPAANMAAALLMLHHLRLG, encoded by the coding sequence GTGCGTTGGAACAATCTCAGCGAAAAGCCCGTCTACGCGAATCCCTGGTTCCGGGTCAATCTCGCCGATGTGGAACTCCCCGACGGCCGTCATCTGGATCACTATCTGATCCGTATGCGGCCGGTCGCCGTGGCCACAGTGGTCAATGAGGCCAATGAGGTGTTGCTGCTGTGGCGGCACCGGTTCATCACGGACACCTGGGGCTGGGAGCTGGCGGCCGGTGTCGTCGAGGACGGCGAGGACCTCGTGGCCGCGGCCGCCCGGGAGATGGAGGAGGAGACCGGGTGGCGGCCCGGTCCCCTCCAGCATCTTCTCTCGGTGGAGCCGTCCAACGGCCTCACCGATGCCCGGCACCATATCTACTGGTCCGACCAGGGTCACTATGTCGGCCTGCCGCAGGACGACTTCGAGTCCGACCGGCGGGAGTGGGTGTCCCTCAAGCTGGTGCCGGACATGGTGGCCCGAGGGGAGGTGCCGGCCGCCAATATGGCCGCGGCCCTGCTGATGCTGCATCACCTCCGGTTGGGCTGA
- a CDS encoding 3-hydroxybutyryl-CoA dehydrogenase, with protein MTDIERVGVVGCGQMGAGIAEVCARAGLDVMVAETTGEALELGRTRLTNSLGKAADRGKITVADRDATLGRLSFTTDLGEFADRDLVIEAVVENEQVKTEIFQVLDQVVTRPDAILASNTSSIPLVKLAVATSRPDQVIGIHFFNPAPVQKLVELIPALTTGEETLKRAEVLVQDVLGKHAIRAQDRSGFVVNALLIPYLLSAIRMFESGMASREDIDNGMELGCAHPMGPLKLSDLIGLDTIASVASSMYEEYKEPLYAAPPLLQRMVDAGRLGRKSGSGFYSY; from the coding sequence GTGACGGACATCGAACGCGTCGGAGTGGTGGGCTGCGGCCAGATGGGCGCCGGCATCGCCGAGGTCTGCGCCCGCGCCGGGCTGGACGTCATGGTCGCCGAGACCACCGGCGAAGCCCTGGAGCTGGGCCGTACCCGCCTGACCAACTCCCTGGGCAAGGCCGCCGACCGAGGCAAGATCACCGTCGCGGATCGCGATGCGACGCTCGGCCGGCTCAGCTTCACCACCGACCTCGGGGAGTTCGCCGACCGCGATCTCGTCATCGAGGCCGTGGTGGAGAACGAGCAGGTCAAGACCGAGATCTTCCAGGTCCTCGATCAGGTGGTGACCCGCCCGGACGCCATCCTGGCCTCCAACACCTCCTCCATCCCGCTGGTGAAGCTGGCGGTCGCGACCTCCCGTCCGGACCAGGTCATCGGCATCCACTTCTTCAACCCGGCGCCGGTACAGAAGCTGGTCGAGCTGATCCCCGCGCTGACCACCGGCGAGGAGACCCTCAAGCGCGCCGAGGTGCTGGTGCAGGACGTGCTGGGCAAGCACGCGATCCGCGCCCAGGACCGCTCGGGCTTCGTCGTCAACGCGCTGCTGATCCCGTATCTGCTCTCCGCGATCCGGATGTTCGAGTCGGGCATGGCCAGCCGTGAGGACATCGACAACGGCATGGAACTGGGCTGCGCCCACCCGATGGGCCCGCTCAAGCTCTCCGACCTGATCGGCCTGGACACCATCGCCTCGGTCGCCTCCTCGATGTACGAGGAGTACAAGGAGCCGCTGTACGCCGCTCCCCCGCTGCTCCAGCGGATGGTGGACGCGGGGCGGCTGGGGCGGAAGTCGGGGTCGGGGTTCTACTCGTACTGA
- a CDS encoding glycoside hydrolase family 10 protein, giving the protein MRRITRRGFSAVALGAASSLLGADTVAGAAGPPPDRASGRHRPRRELRGMWLATVANRDWPSAPGLAPGRQQEELLAHLDTARERRLNAVFFQVRPTADALWPSPYEPWAQYLTGEQGRHPGWDPLGFAVREAHRRGLELHAWCNPYRVANHTDPARLAPGHPARWHPGWVIPYGGKLYYNPGLPEVRRFVQDAMLDAVRRYPVDGVHFDDYFYPYPVAGQTFDDDAAYAEYGAQFADRDGWRRDNIDRLVREMRWRTAGRGRRVRFGVSPFAVWRNRTTDQAGSDTHAGIQTYDDLYADTRRWVREGRLDYIAPQVYWHLGFAAADYATLVPWWSRTVSGTGVDLYIGEALYKAGDPAQPSPWQDPAELSRHLTFARDFPQVGGHVFFSAKEAAEDRAGALARVVHDHYGGVARP; this is encoded by the coding sequence ATGCGGCGGATCACACGGCGTGGGTTCTCGGCGGTGGCGCTGGGCGCGGCCTCGTCACTGCTCGGGGCGGATACGGTGGCGGGCGCGGCCGGACCGCCGCCGGACCGGGCGAGCGGGCGTCACCGGCCCCGGCGCGAGCTGCGGGGGATGTGGCTGGCGACGGTCGCCAATCGCGACTGGCCCTCCGCCCCGGGGCTGGCCCCCGGCCGGCAGCAGGAGGAACTGCTGGCCCACCTCGACACGGCCCGGGAGCGCCGGCTGAACGCCGTCTTCTTCCAGGTGCGGCCCACCGCCGACGCCCTGTGGCCCTCCCCGTACGAGCCCTGGGCGCAGTACCTGACCGGCGAGCAGGGCCGACACCCCGGCTGGGACCCGCTCGGCTTCGCGGTCCGCGAGGCGCACCGGCGCGGCCTGGAACTGCACGCCTGGTGCAACCCGTACCGGGTGGCCAACCACACCGATCCCGCCCGGCTGGCACCCGGCCACCCCGCACGCTGGCACCCGGGGTGGGTGATCCCGTACGGCGGCAAGCTCTACTACAACCCCGGGCTGCCGGAGGTCCGTCGCTTCGTCCAGGACGCGATGCTGGACGCGGTGCGGCGCTATCCCGTCGACGGGGTGCACTTCGATGACTACTTCTATCCGTATCCGGTCGCGGGGCAGACCTTCGACGACGATGCGGCGTACGCGGAGTACGGCGCGCAATTCGCGGACCGTGACGGCTGGCGGCGGGACAACATTGACCGGCTGGTGCGGGAGATGCGGTGGCGAACCGCCGGCCGCGGGCGCCGGGTGCGGTTCGGCGTCAGCCCGTTCGCCGTCTGGCGCAACCGCACGACCGACCAGGCGGGCTCGGACACCCACGCCGGGATCCAGACCTACGACGACCTGTACGCCGACACCCGCCGCTGGGTGCGCGAAGGCCGGCTCGACTACATCGCGCCACAGGTCTACTGGCACCTCGGCTTCGCGGCCGCGGACTACGCCACGCTGGTGCCCTGGTGGTCGCGGACCGTGTCGGGCACCGGCGTGGATCTCTATATCGGCGAGGCCCTCTACAAGGCGGGCGACCCGGCGCAGCCGTCCCCTTGGCAGGACCCGGCCGAGCTCTCCCGTCATCTGACCTTCGCCCGCGACTTCCCACAGGTCGGCGGGCATGTGTTCTTCTCGGCGAAGGAGGCGGCCGAGGACCGGGCGGGTGCGCTGGCCAGGGTCGTACATGACCACTACGGCGGCGTGGCGCGGCCGTAG